From one Acidimicrobiales bacterium genomic stretch:
- a CDS encoding endonuclease/exonuclease/phosphatase family protein — MTWNVWLRFGPWRRRQTAIESTLAGLAPDIVALQEVWREPGGTDQARLLGEALEMYHHYSHCSTLDGLEIGNAVLSRWPITCVEELVLPGPRDSGERRRCVTLARISGPRGDVPFCTTHLAHDYADSGLRQQQARAVARFVACHANGGFPSVLAGDLNADPTCDEVRMLTGRCAVPVPGLVFHDAWDIAGSGDGHTWSNDNPHARSSLAPSRRIDYVLVGLTGPHGVGHVVSATLAGVSPVDGMVASDHYAVVADLRY, encoded by the coding sequence GTGACGTGGAACGTCTGGCTGCGCTTCGGGCCCTGGCGGCGTCGCCAGACGGCGATCGAGAGCACACTCGCCGGGCTCGCACCCGACATCGTGGCGCTCCAGGAGGTCTGGCGGGAGCCGGGTGGGACCGATCAGGCACGGCTGCTCGGTGAGGCGCTGGAGATGTACCACCACTACAGCCACTGCTCCACGCTCGACGGGCTGGAGATCGGGAACGCGGTTCTCTCGCGCTGGCCGATTACCTGCGTCGAAGAGTTGGTGCTGCCCGGGCCCCGGGACAGCGGTGAGCGGCGCCGTTGCGTCACCCTCGCCAGGATCAGCGGGCCAAGGGGTGACGTCCCCTTTTGCACCACCCACCTCGCCCACGACTACGCGGACAGCGGCCTGCGCCAGCAGCAGGCGCGCGCCGTCGCCCGGTTCGTGGCGTGCCATGCCAACGGCGGCTTCCCGTCGGTCCTTGCCGGCGACCTCAATGCCGACCCCACGTGCGACGAGGTCCGGATGCTCACGGGCCGCTGCGCGGTGCCCGTCCCGGGGCTCGTCTTCCACGACGCCTGGGACATCGCGGGGTCCGGTGACGGGCACACCTGGTCGAATGACAATCCGCATGCACGGTCGAGCCTGGCCCCGTCACGTCGGATCGACTACGTACTCGTCGGGCTCACCGGCCCCCATGGAGTCGGCCACGTCGTCAGCGCCACTCTTGCGGGCGTGAGCCCGGTCGACGGCATGGTCGCCTCCGACCACTACGCCGTCGTCGCCGATCTCCGGTACTGA
- a CDS encoding APC family permease, which translates to MPTGPFLRLLDIGTGDSGSVLAMAKRLLVGRPLSSADADHQRLPKTIALATFSSDPISSTAYATEEILFVTAVGASSLALGLEKLVPMAIAVAVLLAIVVTSYRQTIFAYPSGGGAYIVSRENLGEYPSLVAAASLLVDYILTVAVSVSAGVAALVSLDAFHHLEDQRVAICLFFVVLLTAGNLRGVKESGKIFAAPTYIYIVMLTAMVVYGLAREFFGDIAPVPFDAERAEDVRRAGGELSLFLVLRGFSSGAVALSGVEAISNGVPAFRRPESKNAATTLTVMGFILGTLFLGVTVLAHHLAPYPTHEETVISQLGRAVFGVGPLHTLLQFATAGILILAANTAYVDFPRLASIVARDGYLPRQFANQGDRLVFSNGILFLAVAAGALLVAFGGLTTLLIPLYAVGVFTSFTLSQSGMVRHHLRLRERGWQRGVAVNAVGAVATAVVLAIVAVTKFAVGAWLPIVVVPLIIALFVSIKRHYTRVEAILAVEPGPVRPRSMDHTVVVLVGRVHRGTIEALDYARSLRPNHLTAVHVSSQDGDVAAIERDWAAFKFDIPLEIVPSPYRELTPAVERYLDDLDERWRGDTVTIVIPEFVTGRLLSPTQLLHNQSAAALKLALLFRQGTVVTSVPYHIESSGPDDGEARPGR; encoded by the coding sequence ATGCCCACCGGGCCGTTTTTACGCCTTCTTGACATCGGGACGGGTGACAGTGGTTCCGTGCTCGCCATGGCCAAGCGCCTGCTCGTCGGCCGGCCCCTGTCCTCGGCCGACGCCGACCACCAGCGGCTGCCCAAGACGATCGCGCTGGCGACCTTCTCGTCCGACCCGATCTCCTCCACCGCCTACGCCACCGAGGAGATCCTTTTCGTCACCGCCGTGGGCGCCTCCAGCCTCGCTCTCGGCCTCGAGAAGCTGGTTCCGATGGCGATCGCGGTGGCGGTGCTCCTCGCCATCGTCGTGACCTCCTACCGACAGACCATTTTCGCCTACCCGAGCGGGGGCGGCGCCTACATCGTCAGCCGGGAGAACCTGGGCGAGTACCCGTCGCTGGTGGCGGCCGCCTCCCTGCTGGTCGACTACATCCTGACCGTGGCCGTGTCGGTGTCCGCCGGCGTCGCCGCCCTCGTGTCCCTCGACGCCTTCCACCATCTCGAGGACCAGCGGGTCGCCATCTGCCTGTTCTTCGTGGTGCTCCTCACCGCCGGGAACCTGCGGGGGGTCAAGGAGTCGGGGAAGATCTTCGCGGCACCCACCTACATCTACATCGTGATGCTCACCGCCATGGTCGTCTACGGCTTGGCGCGGGAGTTCTTCGGCGACATCGCCCCCGTGCCGTTCGACGCCGAGCGGGCCGAGGACGTGCGGCGAGCGGGCGGGGAGCTGTCGCTGTTCCTGGTCCTCCGGGGGTTCTCGTCGGGTGCCGTCGCCCTGTCGGGCGTCGAGGCCATCTCCAACGGCGTTCCCGCCTTCCGGCGGCCGGAGTCGAAGAACGCCGCCACCACCCTCACCGTCATGGGCTTCATCCTGGGGACGCTGTTCCTCGGGGTGACCGTGCTCGCCCATCACCTCGCCCCGTACCCGACCCACGAGGAGACGGTCATCTCTCAGCTGGGACGGGCCGTGTTCGGAGTCGGCCCGCTGCACACCCTGCTCCAGTTCGCCACCGCCGGCATCCTGATCCTGGCCGCCAACACCGCCTACGTGGACTTCCCCCGGCTGGCCAGCATCGTGGCCCGGGACGGCTACTTGCCCCGGCAGTTCGCCAACCAGGGTGACCGGCTGGTGTTCTCCAACGGGATCCTGTTCCTGGCCGTGGCGGCCGGCGCCCTGCTGGTCGCCTTCGGCGGCCTCACCACGCTGCTCATCCCGCTCTACGCCGTCGGGGTGTTCACGTCGTTCACCCTGAGCCAGTCGGGCATGGTGCGCCACCACCTCCGCCTGCGAGAGCGCGGGTGGCAGCGGGGGGTGGCCGTCAACGCGGTGGGCGCGGTGGCCACCGCCGTGGTGCTCGCGATCGTCGCCGTGACGAAGTTCGCGGTGGGGGCGTGGCTGCCCATAGTGGTGGTGCCGCTCATCATCGCCCTGTTCGTGTCCATCAAGCGCCACTACACCCGCGTCGAGGCCATCCTGGCCGTCGAGCCCGGACCGGTACGCCCCCGGTCCATGGACCACACCGTCGTGGTCCTCGTCGGCCGGGTCCACCGGGGCACCATCGAGGCACTGGACTACGCCCGGTCACTGCGCCCCAACCACCTCACCGCCGTCCACGTGTCCTCCCAGGACGGCGACGTGGCTGCCATCGAGCGGGACTGGGCAGCCTTCAAGTTCGACATCCCGCTCGAGATCGTCCCCTCCCCCTACCGGGAGCTCACCCCGGCGGTCGAGCGCTACCTCGACGACCTGGACGAGCGCTGGCGGGGCGACACGGTCACCATCGTGATCCCCGAGTTCGTCACCGGGCGGCTGCTGTCGCCGACCCAGCTGCTCCACAACCAGAGCGCGGCCGCCCTCAAGCTTGCCCTCCTGTTCCGCCAGGGCACCGTGGTGACCTCGGTGCCGTACCACATCGAGAGCTCCGGCCCCGACGATGGCGAAGCGCGACCCGGTCGTTGA
- a CDS encoding ABC transporter ATP-binding protein: protein MTEKPTGGPSLAAEDVVVRYGPRTALGPVALEFEPSTTTAVVGPNGCGKSTLLRSLARLVTPSVGTVYLDGAAITNLPTRAVARSLAVLPQAPSTPDGVTVAELVEQGRYAHVGPLRMLRRRDYDAVERALEVTGVARFRHRTMDRLSGGERQRAWIAVTLAQEPQIMLLDEPTTFLDIRHQLEILELIRRLNHERGITIVVALHDVNHAARYADRLVALKGGAVVADGPPAALLTPQLIEAVFDVSATVLRDPRTGVPVCIPYLPAGRATSMPDDRPGAMA, encoded by the coding sequence ATGACCGAGAAGCCGACCGGCGGGCCCAGCCTCGCCGCCGAGGACGTCGTCGTCCGCTACGGGCCGAGAACGGCCCTCGGTCCCGTCGCGCTGGAGTTCGAGCCGTCGACCACCACCGCCGTCGTGGGGCCGAACGGTTGCGGCAAGTCGACCCTGCTCCGATCGCTGGCTCGCCTCGTGACCCCTTCGGTCGGGACCGTCTACCTCGACGGTGCCGCCATCACCAACCTCCCGACCCGGGCCGTCGCCCGCAGCCTCGCCGTGCTTCCGCAGGCTCCTTCGACCCCCGACGGGGTCACGGTCGCCGAGCTGGTCGAACAGGGCCGGTACGCCCACGTCGGGCCGCTGCGGATGCTGCGGCGCCGCGACTACGACGCCGTCGAGCGGGCCCTCGAGGTCACCGGGGTGGCGAGGTTCCGGCACCGCACCATGGACCGGCTCTCCGGTGGCGAGCGCCAGCGGGCCTGGATCGCGGTGACGCTCGCCCAGGAGCCCCAGATCATGCTCCTCGACGAGCCGACCACCTTCCTCGACATCCGCCACCAGCTCGAGATCCTCGAGCTGATCAGGAGGCTGAACCATGAGCGGGGGATCACCATCGTGGTCGCCCTCCACGACGTCAACCACGCCGCTCGGTACGCCGACCGCCTGGTCGCCCTCAAGGGCGGCGCCGTCGTCGCTGATGGACCGCCCGCGGCGCTCCTCACACCCCAGCTCATCGAGGCCGTCTTCGACGTCTCCGCCACGGTTTTGCGCGATCCCCGTACCGGTGTTCCGGTGTGCATCCCGTACCTGCCTGCCGGCCGAGCGACCTCCATGCCGGACGACCGCCCCGGAGCCATGGCGTGA
- a CDS encoding iron ABC transporter permease: protein MVRHFGLVMAGGIAVTGVLVMLSAAVGTTRVSPADVVAALVGHPVSELHRQVVLELRLPRALVAVVAGGCLGLAGALSQAVTRNPLASPDLTGVAAGVVFCTVSWIASGPTLGATPDQLLLQPTVVIVGGVGGAGTGWVVYALSARRRGDPVALVLTGVVVALLLGTATAFVLMLSPTSATLSAYYWFVGSLNARAWAHWAVLWPWAAITVCAALVGSSRANVLQLGDDVATGLGVDPERTRLGLFLISAVMTAGALVVVGAIAFVGLIAPHVARGLVGHDLRRVQPLSFVIGAALLCGGDLAARSVAQRPLPTGVVTAVLGAGFFMFLLLRRPVPGPSA, encoded by the coding sequence TTGGTCCGGCACTTCGGCCTGGTGATGGCCGGCGGCATCGCGGTGACCGGCGTGCTGGTGATGCTCTCGGCCGCTGTCGGGACGACGCGGGTGAGCCCCGCCGACGTCGTCGCAGCGCTCGTCGGGCACCCGGTGTCGGAGCTCCACCGCCAGGTGGTCCTCGAGCTGCGCCTGCCCCGGGCCCTGGTCGCCGTCGTCGCAGGCGGCTGCCTGGGGTTGGCCGGCGCACTCTCGCAGGCCGTCACGCGCAACCCATTGGCGTCGCCCGATCTCACCGGCGTCGCTGCCGGTGTCGTGTTCTGCACCGTCTCGTGGATCGCGAGCGGCCCGACCCTCGGCGCCACCCCCGATCAGCTGCTCCTCCAACCCACGGTCGTGATCGTCGGTGGCGTGGGTGGGGCGGGAACCGGTTGGGTCGTCTACGCGTTGTCGGCTCGGCGGCGTGGTGACCCCGTCGCCCTGGTGTTGACCGGCGTCGTCGTCGCCCTGTTGCTCGGGACCGCCACCGCCTTCGTGTTGATGCTGTCGCCGACCAGCGCCACCCTGAGCGCCTATTACTGGTTCGTCGGCTCCCTCAACGCCCGGGCATGGGCCCACTGGGCGGTTCTGTGGCCCTGGGCGGCGATCACGGTCTGCGCCGCCCTCGTCGGCTCCAGCCGAGCGAACGTGTTGCAGCTGGGCGACGACGTGGCCACCGGTCTCGGTGTCGACCCCGAGCGGACCCGCCTCGGGCTCTTCCTGATCTCAGCCGTCATGACCGCCGGCGCCCTCGTCGTCGTCGGCGCCATCGCCTTCGTCGGCCTCATCGCTCCCCATGTGGCCCGTGGCCTCGTCGGCCACGACCTACGCCGCGTCCAACCACTCAGCTTCGTGATCGGCGCGGCATTGCTGTGCGGCGGAGACTTGGCGGCGCGGTCAGTGGCTCAGCGACCGCTCCCGACCGGGGTCGTCACGGCGGTCCTCGGCGCCGGCTTCTTCATGTTCCTGCTGTTGCGCCGCCCGGTTCCGGGACCGTCGGCATGA